AAGGACCTGCCGGAACTGATCAAGGCGGGCCATGCCTCGATCAAGGTCTTCATGACCTATGACCTGATCAAGGTAGACGACGAGCCCCTCCTCGACGTGCTGCTCACCGCCCGCCAGAACGGCGCAATGGTCTGCCTCCATGCCGAGAACCACGGCATGATCTCCTGGATGGGCAAGAAGTTGGTCGCCAAGGGCTATACGGCGCCGAAATACCATTCGATCAGTCATCCGCGCGGCTCGGAGGCCGAGGCCTTCACCCGGCTGATCGCGCTCGCCGAACTGATCGACCAGCCGATCATGATTTTCCACGTCTCCACCGCCGAGGGCGCCGCCGTCATCCGCGAAGCGCGCGGCCGCGGCCTCAAGGTCTTTGCCGAGACTTGCCCGCAATATCTGTTCATGACCAAGCACGACCTCGACAAGCCGGGGCTCGAGGGCGCGAAATGGATGTGCTCCCCGCCGCCGCGCGAAAAGTCCGACCAGGACGCGCTCTGGCGCGCTCTCGCGCTGGGTGACCTGCAGACGGTGACCTCGGACCACGCGCCCTATCGGTTCGACGCTACCGGCAAGCTCGCCGCCGGCCCGAACCCCAATTTCAAGCAGATCGCCAACGGTCTGCCGGGTCTGGAAGTGCGCCTGCCGCTGCTGTTCGACGCGATGGTGTCGAAGGGCCGGCCGGAATTCGACGGCCGCGGGCTCGAGGCCTTTGTCGACCTCACCGCCACCCGACCCGCCGCGATCTACAACCTGCCGAACAAGGGCCGGATCCAGCCGGGCTTCGACGCCGATATCGCGATCTGGGATCCGGCAAAGCAGGTGACCATCACGGATGAGAACCAGCACGACCTCACCGGTTTCACGCCCTTCGCCGGCTACAAGGTCACGGGATGGCCGGTCCATGTGCTGCTCCGCGGCCAGGATGTGGTGAAGGGCGAGGCCCTGGCGGGCAAGCCCGGCTCCGGCCAGTGGCTGAAGCGCACCGGCGGTCCGGCGGCCAAGCCGACCGGCAATCTGACGCTGGACATGGATCCTGCGACCAATTTCGGCGCGAAGATTTTGTGAGGTGAGGGCAGCAACGGGTTTGCGTCGCCTTTGCGGTCGCCTGGACAAGCTCGCAACGCAAACTCTCCATTCCTCATCCTGAGGAGCGAGCGAAGCGAGCCTCGAAGGACCTTTTCAAATTCTGCCGTCCGCGACCGATCCTTCGAGGCTCGATCGCTTCGCGACCTCGCGCCTCAGGATGAGGACGGAAGGTGCAGAGCTTCAATACTCCCGTCCACCCCTTGAGCCCCGCCGCCTCAGCCGCCACATTGACCCCATGACACAGCTTCTCGCGACCGACCCCAATCCCTTCTTCCGTCCCTGGGCGACGCCCTTCGGCATCGCGCCCTTCGGCGAGATCGCCATCGACGATTATCGCCCGGCCTTCGAGCGGGCGCTCGCCGAGCATCGCGCCGAGGTCGAGGCGATCGCCACCAATCCGCAAGCGCCGAGCTTCGCCAACACGATCGACGCTCTCGAAGTGGGCGGCCACACGCTCGACCGGCTCTGTGGCGTGTTCTTCAACATTGCCGGTTCGGACGCGACCGACGCCATCCAGGCGATCCAGCGCGACATGGCGCCGTTGCTCGCCAAGCACGGCAATGCCATCTCGCTCGATCCCCGCCTGTTCGCCCGCGTCAAGGCGCTGCACGACAAGCGCGCCGAACTGGGCCTTTCTTCCGAGCAGATGCGGGTTCTGGAGAAGACCTACAAGAACTTCGTCCGCTCCGGCGCCCTGCTCGACGAGGCGGGCAAGGTGCGCATGCGCGCGGTCAGCGAGCGGCTGGCCGTGCTCGGCACCACCTTCGCGCAAAACGTGCTGAAGGATGAATCGACCTGGACCCTGACGCTCTCCGAGGCCGACGTGAAGGGCCTGCCGGACTATCTGAAGAGCGCGCTAGCCCAGGCCGCCAAGGATCGGGGCAAGGACGGCTATGTCATGACGCTCGGCCGCTCCATGGTCGAGCCCTTCCTTACCGTGTCGCCGCGCCGCGACCTGCGCGAGACCATCTTCAAGGCCTGGGTCAAGCGCGGCGAGATGGGCGGCGATAGCGACAACACTGCCGTCGTCGCCGAGACGGTGAAGCTCAGGATCGAGCGCGCCAACCTGCTGGGCTACCCGACCTTCGCCGCCTTCAAGCTCGACGAGACCATGGCGAAGACGCCCGGGGCCGTCCGCGACCTGCTCGACCGGGTCTGGGTGCGTGCCAAGGTGCGCGCGGCCGAGGAGCGTGCGGCGCTCGCCGAGATGGCGCTGTCGGAAGGCATGAACGAGCCGATCGAGCCGTGGGACTGGCGCTTCTATGCCGAGAAGGTGCGCCAGCAGCGCC
This region of Phreatobacter aquaticus genomic DNA includes:
- the hydA gene encoding dihydropyrimidinase; translation: MPATPYDLVIRGGTVATADGTFVADVAVKGGTIAAVGAGLGAGTREIDATGKFVLPGGIDTHAHVEQLSAAGIVNADTWESATRSAAFGGNTTVVSFAAQHRGLDMMKVVDDYSALARKGAMIDYAFHLIVANPDQKTIEKDLPELIKAGHASIKVFMTYDLIKVDDEPLLDVLLTARQNGAMVCLHAENHGMISWMGKKLVAKGYTAPKYHSISHPRGSEAEAFTRLIALAELIDQPIMIFHVSTAEGAAVIREARGRGLKVFAETCPQYLFMTKHDLDKPGLEGAKWMCSPPPREKSDQDALWRALALGDLQTVTSDHAPYRFDATGKLAAGPNPNFKQIANGLPGLEVRLPLLFDAMVSKGRPEFDGRGLEAFVDLTATRPAAIYNLPNKGRIQPGFDADIAIWDPAKQVTITDENQHDLTGFTPFAGYKVTGWPVHVLLRGQDVVKGEALAGKPGSGQWLKRTGGPAAKPTGNLTLDMDPATNFGAKIL
- a CDS encoding M3 family metallopeptidase, with the translated sequence MTQLLATDPNPFFRPWATPFGIAPFGEIAIDDYRPAFERALAEHRAEVEAIATNPQAPSFANTIDALEVGGHTLDRLCGVFFNIAGSDATDAIQAIQRDMAPLLAKHGNAISLDPRLFARVKALHDKRAELGLSSEQMRVLEKTYKNFVRSGALLDEAGKVRMRAVSERLAVLGTTFAQNVLKDESTWTLTLSEADVKGLPDYLKSALAQAAKDRGKDGYVMTLGRSMVEPFLTVSPRRDLRETIFKAWVKRGEMGGDSDNTAVVAETVKLRIERANLLGYPTFAAFKLDETMAKTPGAVRDLLDRVWVRAKVRAAEERAALAEMALSEGMNEPIEPWDWRFYAEKVRQQRHAIDEAEMKPYFQLDRMIEAAFDTATRLFGVTFRERTDVPVYHPDVRVFEVARAGQPIGLFLGDYFARGTKRSGAWMSAFRSQENLTAPVLPIIVNVMNFAKPAAGEPALLSFDDARTLFHEFGHGLHGLLSNVTYPMLSGTAVARDFVEFPSQLYEHWLARPEVLSRFAIHAKTGEAMPVSLIDKLIAARNFNQGFGTVEYTSSALVDMAFHSLEDAEGLDPIAFEAAELKRLGMPEGMVMRHRTPHFTHVFSGDGYSAGYYSYMWSEVLDADGFSAFEETGDVFNPELARRLGEFVYTAGNTRDPLEAYKLFRGREPDPEALLVKRGLVKAA